Part of the Notamacropus eugenii isolate mMacEug1 chromosome 5, mMacEug1.pri_v2, whole genome shotgun sequence genome is shown below.
TGGTGTGTGTTTTCTTGGCTGTGCTCACTTTACTGGGCATCAGTTCATGTGGctctttctgtgcttctctggATTCATCATATTTGTCACTCCTTTatcaataatattccatctcaTTCTGCAACGGAGGGACAtctgttttgtttccaattctttgctttcACAGCTTTATGCCAGAGATTAAAAGCACCAAGGAACTCGGCTTCCTCATTAATGTTTTACTGCCTTtaacattcaaataaaaaaatctttatctgAAGTGGGACTAAAGAAAAGTAGCATCCtaggacagagagaagggagggggagaaagaggagagaaggggagagaggagagaggagggaagggagagaaagaggaagagagaggagaggaggggaggggaggggaggagaggacgCCTGTCCTCCCAGAACAGTGAGAGAGCTAGGATTGGcttctcttcttcattttctacCTTAATCTTAAGGTAAGGTTTAGCATGACTGGTGGAGCGTGGTGTAAGAGGCTGGTCTAAGCCTTGTTTCCACCAGCCAGCTGTGCAGTCTCCCAGGCAGGTctcatcagagagagagagagagagagctctttCCCAAGCCACTTCTGTTTGGGGGTTTCTCCCATGCTTGGCCATCGAGTCCCATTCTTTTTGATTTCCCTTGtctcattccctctcccctcccctgcgtGGTCAGTCTCcctgctcccttccctccccttggCTGTCAGTCCCCACAGGCTGCTGCAGGTACAAATATGACTATCTCTCCCTGGACTCACCTCCCAGGGCTTTCCTGCATgctgactgtgtgccaggcctgGGATGCCCTCCATCCACCTTCCCCTTCTCTGCCCCTCACAGCCCCTGATACCTCCTCCTCCGGTAAGCCTTGCCTGATCTCCTTACCTTCTAGGGATctgctctctctccttgtctctgctTTTCATGGTGCCCTTTCAACAGGGTGTTCTGACTGcttgcccagtgcctggcacctcaGAGGTGGCTCAGATGCTGCCATCCCCAAATGTGGTCATCATTGTGTGTGGCTGTCTGCTATTACGTTTATGCTTTGCAGTAATGGAGGTCTGTGGTTTCTTCCTGCTGGTGTTTATGCAGCCCCTGAAACCAAAGCTGAACAAATGCCCCTGGCTGGGGAATCTGCCCTGGTCCATCCCAGCCTGCAGGGCCCTGTGTGGGACTGGGTCACTGGACGGTGGCCGGGATGAGGGGTGATGAGacactgtgtgaatatgtgtggatatgtgcgtgtgtgtgtgtgtgcatgtgtgtgtatcctGCTTGTTTCCCTCCTGTGCTGTCTCAGCCATCCTGGGAAAGGCTGGGGGAGATGCAAGAGGGAATTAGGGGCTTGACAGGGAGATTGGGGGGGGGTGTTGTTAAAGGAGCTGGCTGGCTCAGGACTTTGTCACATTCTTGGCTTTGGTggctccttccccctcccccctttgtGACCTTTATGGGCCTTGTCTAGCCATTTCTTCCTCCCATTCCACACCCCATCAAGGTGGCCATGCCAGACCTTGGGTCAAAACAGCTTTGACTCATCCAAGGCCAGAAGACAAATACCAATTTGTAGTGTGGCTGTGAGGGTTGGCATGTTGCTTCTCTAGTGATAAGATGCATGTGCGTGTGCTGAGGGATGCCTTGGGACACCCATGGCCAGGTCAAGCTGTGCTGGCCACAGCAAGGGGCCCTTCCCCACAGGGTGGGGAGACTCGGCTCCCTGTAGATTCTGCCCTGTTCAGCGTCCCCCGTGATGCAGAGGAGGGCCCATCCTGGGGTGATGCAGAGTGGGTCTGTGTTTTAGGAGTCAGTGACATTCAAGGATGTAGCTGTGGCCTTCACCCAGGAGGAGTGGACCCAGCTGGACGCTGCGCAGAGGACCCTGTACCAGGACGTAATGCTGGAGAACTATGAGCACCTCATCTTCCTGGGTAAGGACAGCTGACAATCAGTCATTAACAGCCATCGactgagtacctactgtgtgccaggccatAACAAATGCTGggcatataaagaaaggcagaacCAGTCCTGGCCTCAGGACCTCCAGTCTTGTGGGGGAGACAGCATATAAGGCACCAGACACACATGGAGAGATGGAAAGGAGGCCAAGGTGATAAGAGAGCCCACCCTGGGAATGGCTCCACATGCTAGGTGGGTGACTTGGTCTTGGCTCCCAGGAATTGGAGATGGGGAGCAGTGACACGGTGGAACCTGCCCTTGAGGTTCTGCAGGGAAGGGTGTGAGTGACCCACCTAAGCCGCCCAACAATTACGTGCTTCAACTTACttacctgtaaagtgagggagttggcCTGGTTTTTCTCCAGTGCCCCTTTCTGCTCTACATCTGCAATCCTGAGGCATGGAAATCagtgagaggaggggaaagattgGGTGACTCACTGGGTGGGGAAGTGGCACTGAGATTGTACCTCATCCCTTGGGTGGGGGGTCTTCACTTCTCATTTACTCATTTGGGGCATGGTGTCTGGAGGATTCCCTGGAGTGATGGGTTCTTGGCACATGAacatcttcttccatcctttctggcCTTCTTCCTGGGTGAAAAGTCCTGTCATGATTAGAATCCAGTACCCCCATTTCCCCTTGCCCCCGTGCATGCCCCACCTGCCAGACTGCACTTCTTGTCTCCTAAGAGCCTTTCAGGGGCTCTTGGGACCATCCTCAGGGGGCTTCCCCATCAAGCGAGGACTCTTCCTTAGAGTGCTGTAGGTGCCCGCCCCTGTGTCCAGAGCTGTGTCCACCTCTGTTCTCTTCCAGGTGCGGGCTTTCCTGTTTCCAAACCAGATGTGATCTCCCatttggagagaggagaagtGCCCTGGATGCCAGAGCAGAAGTTCCCAAGAGGCCCAGTGGCAGGTGAGTGTTGAGAGCCAGGCAGCGCCTTTGAGAGGTCAGAGAGGTGGTGTGACCACAGGCCAGGGACAGCCTCTCTgagccagcctcagtttccttgtctgtcaaaCAGGGATGTCTAGAGTGCCTCTGGTGTGGCCCTGGTGCCCTGGCGTGATTGCTTTTATCTTCACAAAGCTGGGGAGACCTCCCTGTTGGCTCCTCCACCTAGCCTGCGTCAGTGTGCTGTTGGTGTACTTGTGCACCCTGTAGAGGTGGGATGTGTTTTTGATGTTGTCATTTTTAGGCTCCCAGCCTTTCTGTCCTCATCTCCACAATGGGGGCTTAGAAGTGTTGGCTGCAGAGGCCCTTCCCGGCTCTGTGTGTTAACATGATCTCATGTTCTTGATGATGTCCACTTGTCTCTAAGTCTACAACATCCCCTCTTCAACCAGCCCAGAAACTTTACCAAAGAATTGACATTGGTTTTCCAAGGCTCTTTGTAATCAGCTTTTCTTTGAGTACTCATGATGCCTCTGTTTACTGATCATTTCTGAATTTTGGGAAGAGACTAAACAGACCTGCTGACCCAGCTCTCTTGTTTTATAGGCGAGGAAGGTGAGGCACAGAgaaaggttgaatgatttgcccaacatAACATAGGTGGTAGAAGGCAAAAACAGATTTTGACCCAAGCCCTGTGACCCAATTCCTGTGCTCTTTCGATTATCCCAGACTgtggaccccccccccccccgcccaacTGTTTCCCCTTTTTGAATTTTTGGCATCTTCCCAACAATTACAAGTAAAGATTCTCTGATGTTCCTTTACTGTCTTCAGTCCCTGAAAAGCGATTCATTTAGTCTTGGTTGGGGGGTGCAGTATGATGAACACCTCGTGCACTCTTAGAAGTCGGTTTTAAATATCTTCTTCTCAGTGCAGGAGACAGAGTGTAGAACTGTTCTGAAGGTTTCTTCCAGCACCAACACCAAcacttccttgtttctttcagaTTTCCTTGATCAGGAGAATAGGTGTGAAATCACGGATTCCGCTCCAATGCAGGGAATTTGGATGGAGGCATCATCTAAGGAGGAACTTGAAAGCAATGATCCCTGGGATTCTAAGATGGGGGAAGTTTGGGAATATAATGTCCGGTCGGAGAGGCAGCAGGGCATCCAAGAGAAGTGGCTGGGACAGTTAACAGTTGCTTACAGAAACTCTTCTCAGGTGAAAGTCAATGGAAGGAAAACACGTAGGAGAAGTTTCAGTCAGAGTTCAGTCCTTGATCCCCAGCAGATTGTACCTGGAGCAAAATATCTCCACAAATATGATACCCTTGGAAAGAGCTTCAAGCAGTTTTCAGACATAATTAGACATACAAGAATATCCTTTGAGAAGAAGATTTGTAAGTACAATAAATACAGAAAACCCTTCAATTATCACTCAGACTTCATTCATATTAATGTAGAAAATACTGAATGTGagtcatatgaatgtaatgaatgtgggaaagtctTTAGCCAGAGAAGATACCTTAACgtacatcagaaaattcatactgggcagaaaccctatgaatgtaatgaatgtgggaaagccttcagccaAAGGGGTCACCTTAACGCACATAAAATTGTTCATACTGGACAGAAGCCCTATATTTGtactgaatgtgggaaagccttcagtcagAGGGGGCACCTTAATGAACATAAGAgtattcatactggagagagaccttttgaatgtaatgagtgtgggaaagcctttagtCGTAGAGGAAGACttactgaacatcagagaattcatgctggagagaaaccttttgaatgtaatacATGTGGGAAATCTTTCACTCGGAAGGGAAGTCTTACTGACCATCAGAAAATTCATGCTGGGGAAAAGCCAtttgaatgcaatgaatgtggtaAATTCTTTAGCCGCAAGAAATCCCTCTTTtatcatcagagaattcatactggtgagaaaccctttgaatgtaatgtATGTGGTAAATGCTTTAGCAGGAGGGCAAGCCttactgaacatcagagaattcatgtTGGTGAAAAACCCTTTgtgtgtaatgaatgtgggaaggcctttagcatCAACTCCAGACTTACTCTACATCAAAGAATGCACACAGGAAACCAACCCTTTgtgtgtaatgaatgtgggaaatccTTTAGCAGAAGGGAAAGCCTTAATGTACACcaaagaattcacactggagagaaaccatttgAATGCAGTGAATGTGGGAAAAACTTCAGCTGGAGGGGGAGCCTTACTgaacaccagagaattcatatTGGAGAGAAACCatttgaatgtagtgaatgtgggaagaaCTTCTGCCATAGAACAACCCTTGTTtatcatcagagaattcacactggtgAGAAACCATTTATCTGTAGtgagtgtgggaaagcctttagcCGGAGGGTACATCTTACTgtacatcagaaaattcatactgaCGAAAAACCCTTTATGTGTATCGAATGTGGGAAAGTATTCCGCCGGAGGGGACACCTTAATGGacataagagaattcatactggagagaaaccttttcaatgtaaagaatgtgggaaaTCTTTCAGCCAGAGGGGAAACCTCACTAAACATCAGCAGATTCATACAGATGAAAAACCCTTTGAATTCAGTGAATGTGAGAAGGCTTTCAGTTACAACTCACACATTCTCCAATAGAGAACAAATCCTGGAGAAAAGCCCTTTTAATTTCACGATTCAAGACAAGTCTTCATTCAGAGGGGACCCTCTAATAAGCCAGAAGCAATTCACATGGGAGAGAAATCTTTTGAATCTAAAGAATGTGTGAGAGCCTTCAGCCAGGGTCACTGTGTCCCAGAAATTCATTATTCCACAGCCAATTTGGGGATTGACCTCTCCGAATTTAGCTAAGTAGTTCCTAGGATGATTGTACTCCCAACTCTTTCCATCTTAGTGAGAACTCATGGCCATCTCCATGCCTTGATCAGAGTAGGACTTCAGTGAAATCCAGACAAttcatactgaaaaaaaataactcttaCAGATGTAATGACTATTAAGAACACCTTTGAGATTTAATTCATCTATCACCAGAAATTTTGTTCTGTTATTAACAAATGCTGCTTAGAAATAATATGGGAAAAGCTTCATAAAGAGTTGTCACATGTCAGATACCAGACATTCCAAATGGCAGAATTTGTCACCAGCCCACAGAATCACAACATTTCTGATTTGGAGTCCATCTCATCTAACACATACCTGAAAAGTGATCCTTTCTACAACGTAACTTGCAGTCTTTGcgtaaagacctccagtgaggtcTTCAGCCACTTGGAACTGCCGTGAAAGaagctcttttcatttttacatggCTCTAGTTGTAAGAGTTTTCTTTCTATCAAACCTTCATTTACCTTTATTTAATTCTTGCCCCTCCCTTCTAGTTCTCCCTCTTTGGAATTGAAGTTTAATCCACCTTCCACATGAAAGCTTAccagatacttgaagatagctactAAGTCTTCAAGTCTTCCCTGCTACCtaagctccctctaccaattattttctttttctaggctgaataatcctcagtttcttcaactgatatGGCATGAACTTTATGCCCTTTACCATTCTGGTTTGGTTTCTTTGGACATTCTCCTCCCTAAAACATTCTCAGAATAGAATCTAAtaatcttgactttgtctaaaaaaGACACGTCCTAGTGGATCTGTTGCCTCCTAAGTTGTATTTTCTGGAAGTGATGCTTGGAAACATTCTTCGCCTGGGTTACACCCCAAGGATAGAgggagacctggtttcaagtcctccCTCTGATATATACTAATGAGCAAAACCCAGTCACTCATGCCCTGAGCAACCATCTTAAAACAATTAAACCCATGAGAGCAGATGGGAAGAGGGGATGACAACAGACTCCCAGAGTTATGGAGTGAATGAGTGAATCATGTGAATGATGAAacagcaaaggaaacagagagtAGAAACCCAGAGAGCAGCATCTCAGAGACCTACAGAGATCATACGAGGATAACCAGAAAGACACAGGTGCTTAGTAGTGGCATCTttcaaagaaatgaggaaagtttTCATTCATGttaaaagcatttatgaagtacctactctgtgtcaggcactatctAGGGGCTTGGGAATATGGAGATAAAAATGCATCAGACCCTCCTCTCAAAGACCTTATGTTTTTCTGCTGAGGgtaggaggggggaggagaacaATGGGCAcacaaataatacaaaatatttccggggggggggggggcggaattCTCTCACAATTGAGAGAACCAGAAAGAGCCTCTTATAAAACGTGGCTTTTGAGACGGGCCAGGGTGAGAaaagagagcatttcaggaatggGGGATGGTCTTCAAAAtgtgtggaggtgggaggtgaATGTCATGGACCAGGCCTATGGGACTGGAGCAGGGTGTGCTTGGTGAATTGTCTTTTGATTGCTTGACCAGCCACTGCCAGGAAGTTAGCACCATCCACAGCGACAGGAAAGCTGCTGTTTGTGAGACACACTCCACCAGTAGTTGATGGCCATGTGTGTCCCTCACAGTGAGGCAGAGAGAGCAAAAGGGACCGCTTATTACAGAGCAGTTGGtggtacaaaaagaaaaacaaactatgaTTGTTGAAGAGAATGTATATCACAAGTTACTGTGAATAGAAAAGCAAGGTGCCTGTGGTAGTGTAGTTAGGTGCACAAAGCCAAGAGGGACTCATGCATCGCTTGTGAGACGAGATGAAGAAGGGGAGCACATGTCTTTGTGCTTTCAATGGGAAACTATTGAAGTCCTCCTTTGAAGCAGGTAAGCCTTTTGTACCAATtaagggggaaaaggagacaCTACTAGAAAACACGTGTTGTAAACTGGTCCCAAAATCCATGCTGGGCtcatacagaagaaaaatagCCAATACAGAACAAAGTGGAGTTAGTTATGTCAACTGTTAACACATCATCCATTAAAAACCTACTTTTAATAGATTCGATCAGCCAGGACAGATGGTGCCATATGGGGAAAGGTGTGAAAGCTGAATAGACGGGTTTGCATTTGATTCTAGATTGGCAGTAGGAGGCCAATGGAACTATTTGAGAAGGAGAATGCTGCTTTGGGAGCTGTGTGTTATGAATGTCTGGTAGCTGTGTGGTGGATGAATCAAAGATACAAGAGGCTAATGAGAGTATGAACCAGGTTTGTTGTCCTGTGAATGGATGGAAGTCAAGGCACCAGGCATttattactatgtgctaggagACAATGGAAGGAGACAAATGGGAGAGCTACTGCTGTGGAGGATTAGGACTAAGATAGGGCCATTGGATTTATCCAACAATCACTGATTATACTGGGGAGGGCAGTTTCAGTAGAATGGTGAATTTGGAAGCAATTTCAAAATCTTGAGAAGTGGACAGGATAGGAAGCATGATCTAGAAAGATGGCTTTTTATAGGAATTTGATcttgaaagggagaaaagatgtagatgaaaaagtgagaagagatggtaggatcaagtgaaaagttttttgtttgtcttgttTGAGTATTACCTGGAAACAGGTGTGGTGCAGCCACTTTGAACTGACTcagctgatggttaaattttcctTATAAGCATTAACTTttgggaaatcagcaaatgcaAGTCAGGGcttggtttgttgttttgttgattatctagacttaagaaagtaaactggagaagggaatggcaaactactccagtatatttgtcaagaaaacccataGGCAGCATGGCCTGTGATGTCATGGAAAGTCCAACAtggtggaatgactgaacaagaagaaagtaatggagaTGATCAAAGGGAAATACTCCTTTAGGTGATGAGAAGACATGAGATTACAAGGGGTAGAATTTGTTTTAGAGGAGAAGGAACACCTTTTTGTTAGAGATAAGAAAGataggggcagctagctggtgcagtggatagagcacaagtgcacgagtcaggaggacctgagttcaaatctcacctcagacacttgacactcactagctgtgtgaccttgggcaagtcacttaaccctcattgcctcctcctgggtcatctccagtcatcctgatgaatatctggtcactggattcagatggctctggaggagaagtgaggctggtgacctgcacagccctccctcactcaaaacaaagtcaaatgcaagtcatgtcatcatttctatgatgtccTGGTCTTCTTCAGGCAACGAAggatgtacacacatgcatagaaCAAAGTtaagcagaggatgagatgaaaagttgagggagaaaaggggagaaaagcaaGTTCATGCAATGTGGCTTCTATTTccttgaggcagttaggtggcaaagtggatagtgCTGAACCTGAAGccaagaaggcttgagttcaaatctagccttaaacacttagtgtcttgcccagggttacacagctaggaagtgtctgaggctcattTTGAACTCGTGTCTTCCTTACTCCTGATCCAGTGCTTTGTCCCCAGTatattacctagctgcctccaggaGAACAGAGAACAGTTTTAGTTGGAATGGGACAGAGGCAGAGAATCTGCTACAACCCCTAGAGTACCAGGCCACCTGCTCTGCCCTCATTTTGGCTGTGAGAGGTTGGCCTTGGTTTGCCCTACTCACCTTCATCTTGACTGTTAGGGCCAAATGTTCCATCTTGCCAAGGTCTTTTTGGATCCTTAAGCCAGGTATCCAGGAGAATCACCCTCTTATCTTTGTCACCTGAAAGATTAAGTACATATACTTGCCCTAATGCTTCTAATCACTCCATTAAAAGCACCATCAATGGCTTCTCTTTGGTTCTGGCCATTTAAGCCAGTTCCCAATTTGCTTAATCAATGAGCCATGTCTTTCAATCTCTTCTACGGTGAAAGCCTGAGATATCTTATCCCACCTACTAAAGGGGTAGTCTACTAAAGAAACAATATCTGACTTAGAACAAGTTAATTCTATCAGATATTTAAAAAGCAGTGAATACCTACGCTATAAAATTGTTCTAAGTAATTTAGAGTGCATAATattgaatgtttttaaaaatgatactgatacccaaaccaggaaaaaATAATGTAGACAAAGAATTGTAGACCAGTCTCACTAATTAATCCTGATTTTAAAAGTCTAAAATGTTAATAAGGAGACTACAGCAATATATCCCAAAATGTTTACTTTGGCCAAGTTAGATTTACACCAGAAATCTGAGGATAGTTCAACATTAGAGGACAATTAGCATAATTATGCAAACTACAAAAACTACAAGACTAtatcaacagagaaaaaaatctttaaaaagtacaTTATTGCTTACCAGTCACATTACCTAGGGGTTTATGGTACTagaggaaataataaaattcacctgGTGGTACAAAAGATCTAGgatctcaaagaaaataatgggGTAAAAGACAGAATTGAAGGGGGGTTAATGTTACCAGATCACATACGATAAAGTGGTATTGTCACATTCAAATAGcaacagtgcctactatgtgccaggcactgtgctaagtgctttacaaatattatttcaaatatttctcaTTATCTCATATCAACTACAAATTAATATCCAcattgcattgtatttttatttttaaaaatatttcccaatttcatctTCTGGTTCTAGCAGAAGGAGTTTTTCAGGCAATGAGTTGGATACCCCTGCTATCAAGAAGTAATTACCAAGACTATTTTCCAAAGAGTAGAAAAGTGGATCTGGGCTCTTGGGTTGATTGTATCTTGGCCCAGCCTGTTCACTTGCTTCTAAGTCCTGCTTGTCTAACATGAACAACTTCTATTTTTGAGATTAGCTAACTGCTTTAGCTGCATACCATAGAAGTTTTAGCAAGTTTCttaatttcttactttttttattaatgtatttcttatttctagaaTTTGTTCTCTGACTCATTCATTATTGTGGATGTCATTATTTTGGTCAACACCTAGTGCTTCTGTTTGtgtttacatatttacatatacaattATATTGTAGTCTATAAataaggaagacctaaattcaaaccaTTCATCTGATAGAGATCACCTTTGTGACATTAAACACCTTATTTAACCCTGGTACTGGTGATCTGCTGTTATAGAGGGAACTTCTACCCTGGGTGTTCTCTACACCATGAGTGTCAAGCATATGACTACAGCACTCCCcagcagcctgaaccagattaaaatataactggaaaatatttaacacaaaAATGCAACAGGACAGAGActatattaatatgtggttttctaagtaaatttgTGGtgcctatttctatttgaattcaaCACCACTGCttcatagcaatgaaatcacagtgcTTATGCAAAATTTGTAAATATACTGAAAAAGATGTTTGATAATTCTCCATTTTTACACttatttatgatttctctgtGCTAGTGCATGTTCAGTTTTTGGTAAAGGTGTGCCAGGTGATGAGAAGtacttactttaaaaatattccttgtgCAAAGTAGCCATAAAGTCtttcaaatctaatttttttaaaaaaaatctcttctgcCATTTTCCTTGTCTAACTTTTAATTAGACTTCTGAAGTTCTGAAAGAGGGATATGAAAGTGCCCTATAATTTTATGTTACTTTTAATGTCTTTTTGTAATTTGGTTACTCTTTATTCAGAAACTATGGCAGCTAGTACATAAATATTTAGTAATGACATTGTtttattgtctgtggtgcctttatGTGTAATCTGGTCttcctatttacattttttgGCATTGTCAGTTTTTATTATTGTCTTGTCTAAAATGTAGATtacaattaaaaacaaagaatcatctaAATCAGTACAGTCTCTTCCAGCCTGTCTTTTTCATTGTTATcttaaatatgtttattttatgcagcaagttatttgactttgggttgttattgttgttgtttttaattaattaatttttagttttcatcattcatttccacaagcttttgagttttaattcttctctgcccCCCTCCTcgtccccctccccaagacagcatgcagtatgaaatagactctacatatacctttatattaaacattttcacagtagtcatgctgtaaagaagaattagaatcagtGGGATAaaccatgagaaggaagaaacaaaataaaaaagaaaacaaatagaatgcttcgatcagcattcagactccatagttctttctctggatgtggatagcattttccatcatgaaccttttggagttgtcatagagccttgcattgctgagaggagctaagtttatcaaagttagtcatcatatgatatggctgtaactgtgtacaacgttctcctgtttctgctcatttcactcaggatcagttcatataaatctttccagatttttctgaaatctgcttgcttatcatttcttatggcacaatagtattccattatattcataaaatacaacttgttcagccattcctcaattggtgggcatcccctcaatttccattttttttgccaccacagaaagagctggtataaatatttttgtacatgtggatctttttctcatttttatcatctctttgggatacagaactagaagtggtgttgctgggtcaaaggctatgcgcatttttataaccctttggacatagttccaaattgctctccaaaattgtTAGATCAGTTTacaaatccaccaacaatgcattagtgtttcaatttttccacatctttttcagcatttatagttttcctattttgtcattttagccagtctgataggtgtgatgtggtacctcagatcTCTTttgatatgcatttctctaatgaataatgatttagagcattttttttcatgtgactgtagataactttaatttcttcaatatgaaaactgcctgttt
Proteins encoded:
- the LOC140508067 gene encoding uncharacterized protein, which translates into the protein MFQESVTFKDVAVDFSQKEWGELDAAQKTLYGDVMLEIYEHLIFLGAGFPGSQPEMISQLEKRSMSWMPDQAFPHGRDTRCRGEAGQGFGAASVQHLGLLYLQRVGWGPYFCPSLGANNPEPGNTAGVTPAVLLPLWGGCFSTSPPTLSFQVYLHPDLSGSYVSPSSVAQAWPSPASTPWQERSQQDGMPSGCPMAGSLESVTFKDVAVAFTQEEWTQLDAAQRTLYQDVMLENYEHLIFLGAGFPVSKPDVISHLERGEVPWMPEQKFPRGPVADFLDQENRCEITDSAPMQGIWMEASSKEELESNDPWDSKMGEVWEYNVRSERQQGIQEKWLGQLTVAYRNSSQVKVNGRKTRRRSFSQSSVLDPQQIVPGAKYLHKYDTLGKSFKQFSDIIRHTRISFEKKICKYNKYRKPFNYHSDFIHINVENTECESYECNECGKVFSQRRYLNVHQKIHTGQKPYECNECGKAFSQRGHLNAHKIVHTGQKPYICTECGKAFSQRGHLNEHKSIHTGERPFECNECGKAFSRRGRLTEHQRIHAGEKPFECNTCGKSFTRKGSLTDHQKIHAGEKPFECNECGKFFSRKKSLFYHQRIHTGEKPFECNVCGKCFSRRASLTEHQRIHVGEKPFVCNECGKAFSINSRLTLHQRMHTGNQPFVCNECGKSFSRRESLNVHQRIHTGEKPFECSECGKNFSWRGSLTEHQRIHIGEKPFECSECGKNFCHRTTLVYHQRIHTGEKPFICSECGKAFSRRVHLTVHQKIHTDEKPFMCIECGKVFRRRGHLNGHKRIHTGEKPFQCKECGKSFSQRGNLTKHQQIHTDEKPFEFSECEKAFSYNSHILQ